CTTTTACCAAAGACACTTTCTGTCTGGCTACCAAAGACACTTTCTTGGTTTTACCAAAGACACTTTCTGTCTGGCTAGCACCTTGGTTTTACCAAAGACACTTCCTGTCTGGCTAGCACCTTGGTTTTACCAAAGACACTTTCTGTCTGGCTAGCACCTTGCTTTTACCAAAGACACTTCCTGTCTGGCTAGCACCTTGGTTTTACCAAAGACACTTCCTGTCTGGCTAGCACCTTGGTTTTACCAAAGACACTTGGTTTTACCAAAGACACTTCCTGTCTGGCTAGCACCTTGGTTTTACCAAAGACACTTTCTGTCTGGCTAGCACCTTGCTTTTACCAAAGACACTTCCTGTCTGGCTAGCACCTTGGTTTTACCAAAGACACTTCCTGTCTGGCTAGCACCTTGCTTTTACCAAAGACACTTTCTGTCTGGCTAGCACCTTGCTTTTACCAAAGACACTTCCTGTCTGGCTAGCAGCTTGCTTTTACCAAAGACACTTCCTGTCTGGCTAGTAGCTTGGTTTTACCAAAGACACTTTCTGTCTGGCTAGCACCTTGCTTTTACCAAAGACACTTCCTGTCTGGCTAGCACCTTGGTTTTACCAAAGACACCTCCTGTCTGGCTAGCACCTTGGTTTTACCAGACACTTTCTGTCTGGCTAGCACCTTGGTTTTACCAAAGACACTTAGCTACTGTATGGATGTGAATTATTTAAATGGTTTGTATTCCTGTATGTGAATTCTGTTGTTTGTATATTTGAATATGCTGATCTTAACTAAATTAATTTTGTGAACAATAAAGTAAATCTAATCTAATCGATCTATTCTAGACCCAGGCCTATCCCAACCCCAACCACGACCCTAGCCTGCCCAAGAGCACCATGACCCTGGGTCGCTCCGGAGCAAAGCTCCCTTACGGCGTCCGGACAACCGCCATGGGCTCCAACCCCAACATCAGCCAGGGAGGTGGAGGCTCGTCCATGCCCAGTGACAGCATCGCGTTTGGGTGTGACCACGTGTCCTCGTCCCAGTCCAGCCTCCAGCAGGCATCCACGGTGCCTCACTCTTTACGCCAAACCAGAGACAACACCATCATGGACCTCCAGACCCAGCTGAAGGAGGTGCTGAGGGAGAACGAGCTCCTCCGGGGGGAGGTGGATGTGAAGGAGAGCAAGCTGAGCTCTTCCATGAACTCCATCAAGACATTCTGGAGCCCcgagctgaagaaggagagagctCTGAGGAAGGACGAGGTGTCCAAGATCTCTGTCTGGAAGGAGCAGTACAGAGCGGTACAGGACGAGACTCAGGTAAGATCCTGGAGTCACTGGCAGTACATGTAGTTAGACTGGAAGGAGCAGTACATGTAGTTAGACTGGAAGGAGCAGTACATGTAGTTAGACTGGAAGGATCTGTACATGTAGTTAGACTGGAAGGAGT
This Oncorhynchus masou masou isolate Uvic2021 unplaced genomic scaffold, UVic_Omas_1.1 unplaced_scaffold_2263, whole genome shotgun sequence DNA region includes the following protein-coding sequences:
- the LOC135533168 gene encoding ELKS/Rab6-interacting/CAST family member 1-like, which codes for MYGSSRSVTKMEGNNGSSQSPGRSPCLPRSPRLGHRRTNSTGGPGGKTLSMENIQSLNAAYAASGPMYLSDNEVISQQTQAYPNPNHDPSLPKSTMTLGRSGAKLPYGVRTTAMGSNPNISQGGGGSSMPSDSIAFGCDHVSSSQSSLQQASTVPHSLRQTRDNTIMDLQTQLKEVLRENELLRGEVDVKESKLSSSMNSIKTFWSPELKKERALRKDEVSKISVWKEQYRAVQDETQLTVSQRSAFRLRCFPSGCVSV